One Alkalidesulfovibrio alkalitolerans DSM 16529 genomic region harbors:
- a CDS encoding DEAD/DEAH box helicase, producing MKHEDEDRARSILSHFIADSVPEYIREGAQNILDDGGVRKLSLQKREQTWDVDAQIQGDDFQNYASELSLNLGDGNVSHYCNCPDHSFGVCRHVGASALKLLQSLETAPDRDEAPAKPRADWRQSFRTFFASEHEPEAGKHYLIYRFHPEPERLQVAFFRARQNKSGLSQVQSEVTLAQIMENPEWCETAPLLPEVAHQIGNFLDYTGHRVDLPPGLLTWFLWALQGEYYLFQGDTEQPVRIQRKTMRLQLTPQLGDDGVTFDLMLSAEGKPPFSISGHEVFLYGQMPLWVFWKGAFYPVQTGLDARLIKEILGQNPIVPHADISEFLDRVWTRLPASDLYGQEEFLARMDPIFAPATYNPKLFLDEEGSLLTIQIQNVYETEHTEVALPGPNPDFQTGSYSYEGKSFLLRRDQIAEQDLMNMLQEMHFQPRSNSIWFLEQEEAISFLLDAYPKLVERYRVFGEKNLTRYKVRLATPVVVGEIKSEDEGEKWFNLELSVDYEGQKVPIEKIWEAWTKGKRYVQLKDGSYTSLPESWLEKLAHKLKALGFDPEKPPQTKFNQFDAPVLDKLVEDLDEVHTDSFWNTLRERIHNFKQITPVKVPKGLNATLRPYQQQGLSYLNFLREYGFGGILADEMGLGKTVQTLSFLQHLHESKVEGPSLIVVPTSVMPNWERESQKFVPGLKSLVIYGARRENLFKQIAESDIVITTYALLRRDLDELEKVEFVALILDEAQNIKNPNTITARSVRRMNAKVRLCLSGTPIENNLFELWSLFEFLMPGFLGSQHSFQRGIVKPIKDGDEETLAYLRQRVKPFILRRTKAEVAKDLPPKVETVHYCALADEQLELYAALAKKLKDQVMRDVDEKGMAKSQMSILDALLKLRQICCHPRLLKLDMPGVSTNLPSGKFDAFKDLVTDIIEEGHKVLVFSQFVQMLHIIRSWLQINHMPFAYLDGASKDRFEQVDLFNNDPNIPIFLISLKAGGTGLNLTSADYVIHYDPWWNPAVESQATDRTHRIGQTRQVFSYKMICQNTVEEKILKLQDMKRGIADAIIPGQDSWKSLTRDDLEMLFDI from the coding sequence ATGAAACACGAGGACGAGGATCGCGCACGCTCGATCCTCTCGCATTTCATTGCGGACAGCGTACCGGAGTACATTCGCGAAGGCGCCCAGAACATCCTTGATGACGGCGGCGTGCGCAAACTTTCGTTGCAAAAACGCGAACAGACCTGGGATGTGGATGCCCAGATCCAGGGCGACGATTTCCAGAACTACGCCTCGGAACTGAGCCTGAATCTCGGAGACGGCAACGTCAGCCATTACTGCAACTGCCCAGACCACTCCTTCGGCGTCTGCCGCCACGTCGGAGCCAGTGCACTCAAACTCCTGCAATCCCTCGAAACCGCTCCGGATCGTGACGAGGCTCCGGCCAAACCACGAGCGGACTGGCGGCAATCCTTCCGCACCTTCTTCGCCTCCGAGCACGAGCCCGAGGCAGGCAAGCACTACCTCATCTATCGCTTCCATCCCGAACCCGAACGCCTGCAAGTCGCCTTCTTCCGGGCCCGGCAGAACAAATCCGGCCTCTCCCAGGTGCAATCCGAAGTCACGCTGGCCCAAATCATGGAAAACCCCGAGTGGTGCGAGACGGCTCCGCTCCTGCCCGAGGTGGCCCACCAGATCGGCAACTTCCTCGACTACACGGGCCACAGGGTTGATCTGCCGCCGGGCCTCCTGACGTGGTTCCTGTGGGCGTTGCAAGGCGAATACTATCTTTTCCAGGGCGATACGGAACAACCCGTGCGCATCCAGCGCAAGACCATGCGACTGCAGCTCACCCCGCAGCTCGGCGACGACGGCGTGACCTTCGACCTCATGCTCTCGGCCGAGGGCAAACCGCCCTTCTCCATCAGCGGCCACGAAGTATTCCTCTACGGCCAGATGCCGCTGTGGGTCTTCTGGAAGGGCGCCTTCTACCCCGTCCAGACCGGCCTGGACGCCCGACTCATCAAGGAAATATTGGGCCAGAATCCCATCGTGCCCCATGCCGACATCTCTGAATTCCTCGATCGCGTCTGGACCCGGCTGCCCGCCTCGGACCTGTACGGGCAGGAGGAATTCCTGGCCCGCATGGATCCCATCTTCGCGCCCGCCACGTACAATCCCAAGCTTTTCCTGGACGAGGAAGGAAGCCTCCTGACGATCCAGATTCAGAACGTGTACGAGACCGAGCACACGGAAGTGGCCCTGCCCGGCCCCAACCCCGATTTCCAGACCGGCTCGTACTCCTACGAGGGCAAGTCGTTCCTGCTGCGACGCGATCAGATCGCTGAACAGGATCTCATGAACATGCTCCAAGAGATGCATTTTCAGCCCCGCTCCAACTCCATCTGGTTCCTGGAGCAGGAGGAGGCCATTTCCTTCCTGCTCGATGCCTACCCGAAGCTCGTGGAGCGCTATCGGGTATTCGGAGAGAAGAACCTGACCCGCTACAAGGTCCGCCTGGCCACGCCCGTGGTCGTCGGTGAGATCAAGAGCGAGGACGAGGGCGAGAAGTGGTTCAACCTTGAGCTTTCCGTGGACTACGAGGGACAGAAGGTACCCATCGAGAAAATCTGGGAAGCCTGGACCAAGGGCAAACGCTATGTGCAACTCAAGGACGGCTCGTACACGAGCCTGCCCGAGAGCTGGCTCGAAAAGCTGGCCCACAAGCTCAAGGCCTTGGGCTTCGATCCGGAAAAGCCGCCCCAGACCAAGTTCAACCAGTTCGACGCGCCCGTGCTCGACAAGCTCGTGGAGGACCTCGACGAGGTCCACACGGATTCGTTCTGGAACACGCTGCGCGAGCGCATCCACAACTTCAAACAGATCACGCCGGTCAAGGTGCCCAAGGGACTCAACGCCACCTTGCGCCCCTATCAGCAACAGGGCCTGTCGTATCTCAACTTTTTGCGTGAATACGGTTTCGGCGGCATCCTGGCCGACGAGATGGGCCTGGGCAAGACCGTGCAGACCCTTTCGTTCCTGCAGCACCTGCACGAGAGCAAGGTAGAGGGGCCAAGCCTCATCGTGGTGCCCACCTCGGTCATGCCCAACTGGGAGCGCGAAAGCCAAAAATTCGTGCCCGGCCTGAAAAGCCTGGTCATCTACGGCGCGCGGCGCGAGAACCTCTTCAAGCAGATCGCCGAGTCGGACATCGTCATCACCACCTACGCCCTCTTGCGCCGCGATCTGGACGAGTTGGAGAAGGTCGAGTTCGTGGCCCTGATCCTGGACGAAGCGCAAAACATCAAGAACCCCAACACCATCACCGCGCGCTCGGTGCGGCGCATGAACGCCAAGGTGCGCCTGTGCCTCTCGGGCACGCCCATCGAGAACAACCTCTTCGAGTTGTGGAGCCTGTTCGAGTTCCTGATGCCGGGCTTTTTAGGCTCGCAGCACTCGTTCCAGCGCGGCATCGTCAAGCCCATCAAGGACGGCGACGAGGAGACCCTGGCCTACCTGCGCCAGCGCGTGAAGCCCTTCATCCTGCGCCGCACCAAGGCCGAGGTGGCCAAGGATCTGCCGCCCAAGGTGGAGACGGTCCATTACTGCGCCCTGGCCGACGAACAACTCGAACTTTACGCGGCCCTGGCCAAGAAGCTCAAGGATCAGGTCATGCGCGACGTGGACGAGAAGGGCATGGCCAAGTCGCAGATGTCCATCCTCGACGCCCTGCTCAAGCTCCGCCAGATCTGCTGCCATCCGCGCCTGCTCAAGCTCGACATGCCCGGCGTGTCCACCAACCTGCCCTCTGGCAAGTTCGACGCCTTCAAGGATCTGGTCACGGACATCATCGAGGAAGGCCACAAGGTGCTGGTCTTCTCGCAGTTCGTGCAGATGCTGCACATCATCCGCTCCTGGCTACAGATCAACCACATGCCCTTCGCCTACCTCGACGGCGCGTCCAAAGACCGTTTCGAGCAGGTGGACCTCTTCAACAACGACCCCAACATCCCCATCTTCCTCATCTCGCTCAAGGCGGGCGGCACCGGCCTGAACCTGACCAGCGCGGACTACGTGATCCACTACGACCCGTGGTGGAACCCGGCCGTGGAATCGCAGGCTACGGACCGCACCCACCGCATCGGTCAGACGCGCCAGGTCTTCTCCTACAAGATGATCTGCCAGAACACTGTGGAAGAAAAGATCCTGAAGCTGCAGGACATGAAGCGCGGCATCGCCGACGCCATCATCCCCGGCCAGGACTCCTGGAAGTCGCTGACCCGCGACGATCTCGAAATGCTCTTCGATATCTGA
- a CDS encoding peptide-binding protein has product MRRGFYIVCMMVVFGCAVAACGDSGRRADGSEGEQEVRRAEAQPGMTAGRADTPVYGGRIVQATIGEPSNLIPRLATDSSSSSVTNLLYVSLLKYDKDLELVPYAAESVEVLDEGRRLRFVLRRDIVWADGTPLTARDVEFSYHMMIDPNTPTAYAEDYLAVKEFRLVDDYTFEVIYDTVFARSLITWAGEIVPRHILEDENLLETERSRNPVGAGPYVLREWVPGRHLILQANDRYFEGRPYIDQVVLRIVPDTGTQFLELKAGNLDMMTLTPKQYLFQTTGSRWERDFRKYDYLAFAYTYLGYNLRHPIFEDKKVRQALAHAINKQEIVDIVLFGLGLPAVGPYKPGTWVFNEEIVDYPYDPERAQAMLAEAGWRDENGDGVLEKDGRPFAFTIVTNQGNEERAKTAIIIQERLREIGVKVEIRTIEWASFIQEFVNPGRFDALLLGWNVLVDPDIHTVWHSSQMRPHGLNHNFYANEEVDRLLEEGRQTLDLAVRKRVYDRIQEILHEDQPYCFLYVPYALPVVSARIRGIEPAPAGITHNFERWWIDPGVGRPTPTP; this is encoded by the coding sequence ATGCGTCGCGGGTTTTACATCGTTTGTATGATGGTCGTTTTCGGGTGCGCCGTGGCCGCGTGCGGCGATTCGGGGCGTCGTGCGGACGGGAGCGAAGGAGAGCAAGAGGTTCGTCGGGCGGAGGCACAGCCCGGCATGACGGCGGGGCGTGCGGACACGCCCGTCTATGGTGGCCGCATCGTTCAAGCGACCATCGGCGAGCCCTCGAACCTCATCCCCCGGCTGGCCACTGACTCGTCTTCCTCGTCCGTGACCAATCTGCTCTATGTCTCTTTGCTCAAGTACGACAAAGACCTCGAACTCGTACCCTATGCCGCCGAATCGGTGGAGGTGCTTGACGAAGGCAGGCGGCTTCGTTTCGTGCTACGCCGCGACATCGTGTGGGCGGATGGGACGCCGCTCACGGCCCGCGACGTTGAATTCTCCTACCATATGATGATCGACCCTAACACCCCCACGGCCTACGCCGAGGACTACCTGGCCGTGAAGGAGTTCAGGCTCGTCGACGACTACACCTTCGAGGTGATCTATGACACTGTTTTCGCCCGCTCGCTCATCACCTGGGCGGGCGAGATCGTGCCGCGCCACATCCTGGAGGACGAGAACCTGCTCGAAACGGAGCGCTCGCGCAATCCTGTGGGTGCGGGACCTTACGTGCTCCGGGAGTGGGTGCCCGGACGGCATCTGATCCTTCAGGCCAACGACCGCTATTTCGAGGGACGGCCCTACATCGACCAGGTGGTGTTGCGCATCGTGCCCGACACCGGGACGCAATTCCTGGAGCTCAAGGCGGGCAATCTGGACATGATGACGCTTACGCCCAAACAGTACCTCTTCCAGACCACGGGGTCGCGCTGGGAGCGCGACTTTCGCAAATACGACTATCTCGCCTTCGCCTACACCTACCTCGGCTACAATCTGCGGCACCCCATCTTCGAGGACAAGAAGGTGCGCCAAGCCCTGGCCCACGCCATCAACAAGCAGGAGATCGTGGACATCGTGCTCTTTGGCCTTGGGCTTCCCGCCGTGGGCCCCTACAAGCCGGGCACCTGGGTTTTCAACGAAGAAATCGTGGACTACCCTTATGATCCCGAACGCGCCCAGGCCATGCTGGCCGAGGCGGGCTGGCGCGACGAGAACGGCGACGGCGTGCTGGAGAAAGACGGCCGTCCATTCGCTTTCACCATCGTCACCAACCAAGGCAACGAAGAGCGCGCCAAAACCGCCATCATCATCCAGGAGAGGCTGCGCGAGATCGGCGTCAAGGTCGAGATTCGGACCATCGAGTGGGCATCGTTTATCCAGGAGTTTGTCAATCCGGGCCGTTTCGACGCCCTGCTCCTGGGCTGGAACGTCCTTGTGGACCCCGACATCCATACGGTCTGGCATTCGTCGCAGATGCGGCCACACGGCCTGAACCACAATTTCTACGCCAACGAAGAGGTGGATCGGCTCCTGGAAGAGGGCAGGCAGACCCTTGATCTCGCGGTCCGCAAGCGGGTATACGACCGCATTCAGGAGATATTGCACGAGGATCAGCCATACTGCTTCCTCTACGTTCCCTACGCTTTGCCCGTGGTGAGCGCCAGGATACGAGGGATAGAACCAGCCCCCGCGGGCATTACACACAACTTCGAACGTTGGTGGATCGATCCGGGCGTGGGTCGGCCCACTCCCACCCCATGA
- a CDS encoding RelA/SpoT family protein, which produces MIRIGEVIDRIAAYIPNPDMALIQKAYVFSASAHEGQTRQSGEPYLSHPLSVAAILAEMRLDEASIAAGLLHDTVEDTKATIEEIKDQFGVEVAHVVDGVTKISKMVFESREEAQAENIRKMILAMSEDIRVLMVKLADRLHNMRTLDFMKPHKQRLIAQETLDIYCPLANRLGLHQIKVELEDLCFRYLKPDAYKQLKKSVERHATVSREYIDKVIGLLEEMLEANTIQGRVMGRTKHLHSIYNKMLQQGLTFDQVYDLIAFRVVVGGLKDCYAVLGLVHATWRPVPGRFKDYISMPKNNMYQSLHTTVVGPDGERIEIQIRTEEMNRLAEYGVAAHWQYKESQLGMKSRDMEKFSWLRQILDWQQETKDPRDFMSNLRFDLFADEVYVFTPRGDVKELPEGATPVDFAYLIHSQVGDRCSGAKVNGKLVPLSTRLKNGDTVEIISDPSRRPSRDWLKFVKTAKAISRIKHFIRTEERTRSIALGKEMLEKEGRKLGLNFNKLLHSGAIEPLAEEYSFKNVEELLSAVGYSRITPKKLLNRLLPKPAEDEKPQAEAAHEEPHKPLSTDKVRIKGVDDVLVRYAQCCDPLPGDPIVGFITRGRGVTVHTADCPNVKNLEPERLMAISWEGQEDKPYPAKISIKARNVPGALAQIADILGKQGVNIDSGTFLSSEDKTSDIVLTIEVRDSAHLYATIDRISSLDKVIEVSRLSLA; this is translated from the coding sequence ATGATCCGCATCGGCGAGGTCATCGACCGCATCGCGGCTTACATTCCCAATCCGGACATGGCCCTGATCCAAAAGGCCTACGTCTTTTCGGCCTCGGCCCACGAAGGCCAGACGAGGCAGTCCGGAGAGCCCTATCTTTCGCATCCTCTTTCCGTGGCCGCCATCCTGGCCGAGATGCGCCTGGACGAGGCCAGCATAGCGGCCGGGCTTTTGCACGACACTGTGGAAGACACCAAGGCCACCATCGAGGAGATCAAGGATCAGTTCGGGGTCGAGGTGGCGCACGTCGTGGACGGCGTGACCAAGATCAGCAAGATGGTCTTCGAGTCGCGCGAGGAGGCCCAAGCCGAGAACATCCGCAAGATGATCCTGGCCATGAGCGAGGATATCCGGGTGCTCATGGTCAAGCTTGCGGACAGGTTGCACAACATGCGCACCCTGGACTTCATGAAGCCCCACAAACAGCGCCTCATCGCCCAGGAGACGCTCGACATCTACTGCCCACTGGCCAACCGTCTGGGACTGCACCAGATCAAGGTCGAACTCGAAGACCTATGCTTTCGATACCTCAAGCCCGACGCCTACAAGCAGCTCAAGAAGAGCGTGGAGCGCCACGCCACGGTCAGTCGCGAGTACATCGACAAGGTCATCGGCCTGCTGGAGGAGATGCTCGAAGCCAACACCATCCAGGGACGGGTCATGGGCCGCACCAAGCATCTGCACAGTATTTACAACAAGATGCTGCAGCAGGGCCTGACCTTCGATCAGGTCTACGACCTCATCGCCTTTCGCGTCGTGGTCGGCGGTCTCAAGGATTGCTACGCGGTCCTCGGACTCGTGCACGCCACCTGGAGGCCCGTGCCCGGCCGGTTCAAAGACTACATCTCGATGCCCAAGAATAACATGTACCAGAGCCTTCACACCACGGTGGTCGGACCGGACGGGGAGCGCATCGAGATCCAGATCCGCACCGAGGAGATGAACCGCCTGGCCGAATACGGCGTGGCCGCCCACTGGCAGTACAAGGAATCGCAGCTCGGCATGAAGTCCAGGGACATGGAGAAGTTTTCCTGGCTGCGGCAGATTCTCGACTGGCAGCAGGAGACCAAGGATCCGCGCGACTTCATGTCCAACCTGCGTTTCGACCTCTTCGCGGACGAGGTTTACGTCTTCACCCCGCGCGGCGACGTAAAGGAACTGCCTGAGGGCGCAACGCCCGTTGATTTCGCCTACCTCATCCACTCCCAGGTGGGCGACCGCTGTTCCGGAGCCAAGGTCAACGGCAAGCTCGTGCCGCTCTCCACGCGCTTGAAGAACGGCGACACCGTGGAGATCATCTCCGATCCCTCGCGCAGGCCGAGCCGCGACTGGCTCAAATTCGTCAAGACCGCCAAGGCCATCTCGCGCATCAAGCACTTCATCCGCACCGAGGAGCGCACCCGCAGCATCGCTCTGGGCAAGGAGATGCTCGAAAAGGAGGGCCGCAAGCTCGGCCTGAACTTCAACAAGCTCCTGCATTCCGGAGCCATCGAACCGCTGGCCGAGGAGTACTCCTTCAAGAACGTGGAGGAATTGCTCTCGGCCGTGGGCTACTCGCGCATCACGCCCAAGAAGCTTCTCAACCGCCTGCTGCCCAAGCCCGCCGAGGATGAGAAGCCCCAGGCCGAGGCCGCGCACGAGGAGCCTCACAAGCCTTTGTCCACGGACAAGGTGCGCATCAAGGGCGTGGACGACGTACTCGTGCGCTACGCCCAGTGCTGCGATCCCTTGCCCGGCGATCCCATCGTGGGTTTCATCACCAGGGGGCGGGGCGTGACCGTGCACACCGCAGACTGCCCGAACGTAAAGAATCTCGAACCCGAGCGACTCATGGCGATCTCCTGGGAGGGGCAGGAGGACAAGCCCTATCCCGCCAAGATAAGCATCAAGGCCCGCAACGTGCCGGGTGCGCTGGCTCAGATCGCGGACATCCTGGGCAAACAGGGCGTGAACATCGATTCCGGCACTTTCCTCTCCAGCGAGGACAAGACCTCGGACATCGTTTTGACCATTGAGGTGCGCGATTCGGCGCACCTGTACGCCACCATCGACCGTATCTCGTCCCTGGACAAGGTGATCGAGGTCAGCAGACTCTCGCTTGCCTAG
- a CDS encoding molybdopterin-guanine dinucleotide biosynthesis protein MobB: MIAINVVGFKNSGKTTTSVRLAAALAARGLSVAGAKFADCHFDREDSDTGKLSKVCRVVAGLSPTEAMVIWPRRRYLPDLTPLFECDVLVVEGGKELGWLPRVVLHRTPEEREALSPELALAEFGGAGTGREASDEDIARLAETVMARGFSLPGLDCASCGRPDCRALAVDIVAGKASPDDCQAMGKEVRIDVNGAPLALNPFTATLVSGTIKGLLSGLKGYAPGTVTITLEG, encoded by the coding sequence GTGATCGCCATCAACGTCGTCGGCTTCAAGAATTCGGGAAAGACCACCACCTCGGTCCGGCTGGCCGCCGCCTTGGCCGCGCGCGGGCTGTCCGTGGCCGGGGCCAAGTTCGCCGACTGTCATTTCGACCGCGAGGATTCGGACACGGGCAAGCTCTCCAAGGTTTGCCGCGTGGTGGCGGGCCTTTCGCCCACCGAGGCCATGGTCATCTGGCCGCGCAGACGCTATCTGCCCGATCTGACGCCGCTTTTCGAATGCGACGTGCTGGTCGTGGAGGGCGGCAAGGAGCTTGGTTGGCTGCCGCGCGTGGTGCTTCACCGCACGCCCGAAGAGCGCGAGGCGCTCTCACCCGAACTGGCGCTGGCCGAGTTCGGAGGGGCTGGAACGGGTCGCGAGGCATCGGACGAGGACATCGCGCGGCTGGCCGAGACGGTCATGGCGCGCGGCTTCTCCCTGCCGGGCCTGGACTGCGCCTCCTGCGGCCGCCCGGACTGCCGCGCCCTGGCGGTGGACATCGTGGCGGGCAAGGCTTCGCCCGACGACTGCCAGGCCATGGGCAAGGAGGTGCGCATCGACGTGAACGGCGCGCCCCTGGCGCTCAACCCCTTCACGGCCACGCTCGTCAGCGGAACGATCAAGGGCCTGCTCTCGGGCCTCAAAGGCTACGCGCCCGGCACCGTGACCATCACCCTGGAAGGTTGA
- a CDS encoding energy-coupling factor ABC transporter ATP-binding protein, with the protein MNQAPPILSVRGLMHRYRDRTALALENLDIPKGVILGIRGPNGSGKSTLLRIMAFLLTPSQGEIFFHGRPALDPAALRRRVTLLVQRPVLLKRSVFENVAYGLRVRGKTADLDKRVAEALQTVGLSFDSFARRSWRELSGGEAQRVAMAARLAIRPEVLLLDEPTASLDEESAERITAAARAARDMHGTTVVVVSHDLAWLSELCEHILRFMPDGSLAPLAPHKEECP; encoded by the coding sequence ATGAACCAAGCTCCTCCCATCCTCTCCGTACGCGGGCTCATGCACCGCTACCGCGATCGCACGGCCCTCGCCTTGGAGAACTTGGACATTCCCAAGGGAGTCATTCTGGGCATCCGGGGACCGAACGGTTCGGGCAAATCGACGCTTTTGCGCATTATGGCTTTTCTGCTCACGCCAAGCCAGGGGGAGATATTCTTTCACGGCCGCCCGGCCTTGGACCCGGCCGCGCTCAGACGACGCGTCACGCTGCTCGTGCAGCGGCCAGTACTGCTCAAGCGTTCGGTCTTCGAAAACGTGGCCTACGGCCTGCGCGTGCGCGGCAAAACAGCCGATCTCGACAAACGCGTCGCCGAGGCCTTGCAGACGGTGGGGCTCTCCTTCGATTCCTTTGCGCGCCGTTCCTGGCGCGAGCTTTCCGGTGGCGAGGCGCAGCGCGTGGCCATGGCCGCCCGACTGGCCATCCGCCCGGAGGTCCTGCTTCTCGACGAACCTACGGCCTCGCTCGACGAGGAGAGCGCCGAGCGCATCACGGCTGCGGCCAGAGCTGCCCGCGACATGCACGGTACAACCGTGGTCGTGGTCAGCCACGATCTTGCCTGGCTCTCCGAACTGTGCGAACACATCCTGCGCTTCATGCCGGACGGCTCGCTCGCCCCGCTCGCACCGCACAAGGAGGAATGCCCGTGA
- a CDS encoding ABC transporter permease, whose protein sequence is MDFLLDGLRQALLLIATFDPATFSTIGVTLRASALALCAAMLIGVPTGFVLGYFDFPGRRFLRLITETLLAFPTVVIGLLVYAFLTRHGPLGDLGLLFTIPGMAIGLAILGLPIVTAMTAVAVEGIDEDVRQTILTLGASRLQAVWCCLTETRHAIALAVVTAFGRIATEVGIAMMIGGNIKWHTRTMTTAIALETGRGEFAQGIALGIILLLIAFGVNFCVAVLRRMGGSQ, encoded by the coding sequence ATGGATTTCCTGCTCGATGGCCTGCGTCAGGCATTACTCCTCATCGCGACTTTCGACCCGGCTACCTTCTCGACCATCGGCGTCACGCTTCGCGCCTCGGCGCTGGCCCTTTGCGCCGCCATGCTCATCGGCGTACCCACAGGCTTCGTCCTGGGATATTTCGACTTTCCCGGACGCCGTTTCCTGCGCCTGATCACCGAGACACTTCTGGCCTTCCCTACCGTGGTCATCGGCCTTCTGGTCTACGCCTTTTTGACCCGACACGGCCCCCTGGGCGACCTGGGTCTTTTGTTCACCATCCCCGGCATGGCCATCGGCTTGGCGATCCTCGGCCTGCCCATTGTCACGGCCATGACTGCCGTGGCCGTGGAAGGCATCGACGAGGACGTACGCCAGACCATCCTGACGCTCGGCGCAAGTCGATTGCAGGCGGTCTGGTGCTGTCTGACCGAAACCAGGCACGCCATCGCCTTGGCCGTGGTCACGGCGTTCGGCCGCATCGCCACCGAGGTCGGCATTGCCATGATGATCGGCGGCAATATCAAATGGCACACCCGGACCATGACCACGGCCATCGCCCTGGAAACGGGCCGGGGCGAGTTTGCGCAAGGCATCGCCCTGGGCATCATATTGCTGCTCATCGCCTTCGGCGTGAATTTCTGCGTGGCCGTGCTCAGGCGTATGGGAGGCTCGCAATGA
- a CDS encoding substrate-binding domain-containing protein, whose protein sequence is MRILSILALALFLATAPAAAQTLMMATTTSTEDTGLLDQLMPMFTQDTGIDIKWTSTGTGKALKMGENCDVDVLMVHAPAAEKKFVEDGFGTARNEFMYNDFVVVGPTADPAGIKGDSSAKALAAIASTKALFISRGDDSGTHKAEQTLWKKAELPLPDKETWYVQAGQGMMQTLMMAAERGGYALTDRGTYISYEAKAGAAPALVILVEGDDALKNQYSVIPVNPAKCPNAQLGAAEKLATWVASEKGQKAIAGFKLEGKQLFYPNAK, encoded by the coding sequence ATGCGGATTCTTTCGATTCTTGCCCTCGCACTGTTTCTGGCCACCGCGCCCGCTGCGGCGCAAACGCTCATGATGGCGACCACCACCAGCACGGAAGATACCGGCCTTTTGGACCAACTCATGCCCATGTTCACCCAGGACACCGGCATCGACATCAAGTGGACCTCCACGGGAACCGGCAAGGCCCTGAAGATGGGCGAAAACTGCGACGTGGACGTGCTCATGGTCCATGCCCCGGCCGCCGAGAAGAAATTCGTTGAAGACGGATTCGGCACGGCCCGCAACGAATTCATGTACAATGATTTCGTCGTCGTCGGTCCGACCGCCGACCCGGCCGGGATCAAGGGCGACAGTTCGGCCAAGGCCCTCGCGGCCATCGCCTCGACCAAGGCGCTGTTCATCAGCCGGGGCGACGATTCCGGCACCCACAAGGCCGAGCAGACGCTGTGGAAGAAGGCGGAGCTTCCCCTGCCCGACAAGGAGACGTGGTACGTGCAGGCGGGCCAGGGCATGATGCAGACCCTGATGATGGCCGCCGAGCGCGGCGGATACGCCCTGACCGACCGGGGTACCTACATTTCTTACGAGGCCAAGGCCGGCGCGGCTCCCGCCCTGGTCATCCTGGTGGAAGGCGACGACGCGCTGAAAAACCAGTACAGCGTAATCCCGGTGAACCCTGCCAAGTGCCCCAATGCGCAGCTCGGTGCGGCCGAAAAACTGGCCACCTGGGTCGCTTCCGAGAAGGGACAGAAGGCCATCGCGGGCTTCAAGCTCGAAGGCAAGCAGCTCTTCTATCCCAACGCGAAATAG
- a CDS encoding formate dehydrogenase accessory protein FdhE — protein sequence MTFDLATESRRLDKKVASLRGKDALPSGLVELLAKARKLQLDARAQASPASIPEASRCDAASHAQGAPLLPRHSFVVDVERASALMDALKNLAREQGDALARSVQLLEEAEKEGTFDFSEAFARFIADDAEHFSRLCELTPETPRLIPFLVQASATPFIEALAEAVVGEAGLDAVWPHGHCPVCGSLPLIGRLREKEGYRNLVCSFCHSEYRARRLQCPYCLEEDMEKLEYFDSPDEPGYMVNVCRSCNGYIKTVDFRNLDKTSLPLFDDLESLALDMLASQKGLSRPTLSAWGF from the coding sequence ATGACATTCGACCTCGCCACCGAATCCCGTCGTCTGGACAAGAAGGTTGCTTCGTTGCGCGGAAAAGACGCGCTGCCCTCCGGCCTTGTGGAACTTCTGGCAAAAGCCCGAAAATTGCAGCTCGATGCTCGTGCCCAAGCCTCTCCTGCTTCGATTCCCGAAGCAAGCCGCTGCGATGCGGCCAGCCATGCGCAAGGCGCTCCGCTTCTACCCCGGCACAGCTTCGTCGTCGATGTCGAGCGTGCTTCGGCGCTTATGGATGCCCTCAAGAATCTCGCCCGTGAACAGGGCGATGCGCTGGCGCGGTCGGTCCAATTGCTGGAGGAGGCGGAGAAAGAGGGAACCTTCGACTTTTCGGAGGCGTTCGCCCGTTTCATAGCGGATGATGCGGAACACTTCTCGCGGTTGTGCGAGTTGACTCCCGAAACTCCCCGCCTGATTCCGTTCCTGGTCCAGGCGTCGGCCACGCCGTTTATCGAGGCTCTGGCCGAGGCTGTGGTCGGTGAAGCCGGACTCGACGCGGTCTGGCCGCACGGCCACTGTCCCGTGTGCGGCAGCTTGCCGCTCATTGGCCGCCTGCGCGAAAAGGAGGGCTATCGCAATCTCGTCTGTTCGTTCTGCCATTCCGAGTACAGGGCGCGGCGGTTGCAGTGTCCTTACTGTCTGGAGGAGGACATGGAGAAGCTCGAGTACTTCGACTCGCCCGACGAGCCGGGGTACATGGTCAATGTCTGTCGATCGTGCAACGGTTATATCAAGACCGTCGATTTTCGGAACCTCGACAAGACGTCGCTGCCGCTCTTCGATGATCTTGAGTCCCTGGCCCTGGACATGCTGGCCTCACAAAAGGGCCTTAGCCGACCGACGCTCTCGGCCTGGGGATTCTGA